Part of the Pseudomonas sp. ADAK13 genome is shown below.
CGGTGCCCATATCGTGCGTACCGGCGCTGGCGCCGACACCGCGATAATTGAATCGCAATGTGATCAAGCCGGCATCGCGCGCAGTGCGTTGCAGGGTCGATACGACTTTGTTGAGCATGGTGCCGCCCTGCACCGGGTTAGGGTGGCAGATCAGCGCCAGGCCACGTGGCTCGGGGTGATCCAGATACAGGGCTTCCAGTTGGCCTACCGGGCCATCGATCAAAACGGGGGTTTCACGCATCAGCAAGGAAGGAACTCCGTGACCTCTCAAGGGGTCGACTCGTCTAGCTAAAAGTCTGTGCATGGCATCATTGCGAGCTTAATCGCGGTATACAGCGCAGGTCCGAGCCGTTAACGTAAAGCAAAGCCGTTTATAGAGGAAGGACTCGTGGAACACTCGCTCTTAGTTTGGTTGTTGCCGACTCTCGCCTTGGTTGCCGGTGTCGCCATTGGATTCCTGGTTGCCCGCCTGCTGCCGAATGCCGCGCCTAACCGCACGCAACGTCAGCTGGATGACATTCAGGAACGTTTTGACAGTTATCAGAACGAGGTTGTTACCCACTTCAACAGCACCGCGACCCTGGTGAAAAAGCTCACTCAGAGCTACCAGGAAGTACAGGATCATCTCGCCGAGGGTGCCAACCGCCTGGCCCTGGACGACATCACCCGCCAGCGTCTGCTGGCCGCGCTGCATTCCGATGCACCGCAAGCGCCACGGGAACGCCTGACCCCACCTCGGGAAAATCAGGAACCGCCACGGGACTACGCGCCAAAAACGCCAAACGCCCCGGGGATGCTGGATGAGCATTACGGCTTGAAGAAGTAATACGTTTTCAAGCGATATGAAAAAGCCCGGCTGATCGATGATCAGCCGGGCTTTTTTTGTTTGGCTTCGTTGGATGGAGTGAGTACATATCCGTTGCTGCGGTCAGGGCTGCTATGGGTTCCGCCCTTACGGCGGGTCACTTTTGAAAGGAGCCCAAAAGTAACCAAAAGGCTCTTGCCCCACCACTCGGCACCTCGCCCAGGCTCGGTGTGCCCTCTCTCCGGTACTACTCCGCGGGCCGCCGCGACGGGGCGTCCCTGCCCCGTCGCGGCTAAACCGGCGTCCTGCCGGTTTACCCGCTCCGTACTACCTGCGTTCGGCCAGCGTGGTTTAACGGGGCGCCTAAGATCAAGATCAAAAGCAGATCAACAGCACAGCGGCCTACAGGCCGGCTTGAGTGGTGTGAAGCAAAGGCAAAATCAAAATCAAAAGCCAGAGCGAGCACGGTCAAATGTGGGAGCTGGCTTGCCTGCGATGCAGACAACTCGGTACATCA
Proteins encoded:
- a CDS encoding YhcB family protein, which encodes MEHSLLVWLLPTLALVAGVAIGFLVARLLPNAAPNRTQRQLDDIQERFDSYQNEVVTHFNSTATLVKKLTQSYQEVQDHLAEGANRLALDDITRQRLLAALHSDAPQAPRERLTPPRENQEPPRDYAPKTPNAPGMLDEHYGLKK